From the genome of Glycine max cultivar Williams 82 chromosome 2, Glycine_max_v4.0, whole genome shotgun sequence, one region includes:
- the SEOA gene encoding uncharacterized protein LOC100778245, with product MALVTSLSPATPSSVQTNTLNPLGWTDDQILEKVYITHVHTAERYDVESLFNVTTNIIKRATALADSVAVKTGTPVGLIEDKVPLSTFDPPFLKLKHIASQMMNTPHGEHHAHNTAMSILDQLRTYTWDGKAIMGLAALALEYGNFWHLVQTPTGDHLGRSLAQMSRVHIVERNRQAVADYNSLVKNLLIAVECITELERLSTKGYDLKDVPALAEAMQETPVAVYWAIVTTVVCANHFDFLLGESDSRYEIANFDDKLAAVISKLKANLTRSRKKIGDLEDYWRRKKLLQTPTEIVEVLKVLIYHNEVHDPHVYDGITRQMVSIEVFRKKHVLLFISGLDSIRDEVRLLQSIYEGLQEDPREVKGYRKEDFRILWVPVVDEWNLLHRAEYDNLKLEMPWYVAEYFYPLAGIRLIREDLNYKNKPIIPVLNPQGRVVNYNAMHMIFVWGIDAFPFRPSDDDVLTQKWNWFWAEMKKVNPKLQDLIKADSFIFIYGGSDKKWLQDFTQTVEKIKRHEIIKRADAVIEHYPFGREDHRIVPRFWIGIESLFANMIQKTQKDPTIEEIKSLLCLKQQQPGWVLLSKGSNVKLLGGGDPMLATAADFEIWKEKVLEKAGFDVAFKEYYEQKRRNYPQECSHMQLANYPADILHPINCPDAACGRSMEIASVSYKCCHGQTAHHKAEVPESGDVMIEKKLYAS from the exons ATGGCATTAGTGACTTCACTTTCTCCTGCGACCCCTTCTTCGGTTCAAACCAACACTTTGAACCCATTGGGTTGGACTGATGATCAGATCCTGGAGAAGGTTTACATTACCCACGTCCACACCGCTGAAAGGTACGATGTGGAATCGCTTTTCAACGTTACTACAAACATCATCAAGCGTGCTACTGCACTTGCTGACAGTGTTGCTGTTAAG ACTGGCACAcccgttggtcttattgaagaCAAGGTTCCTTTGTCCACTTTCGACCCACCGTTCCTTAAACTTAAGCATATTGCTTCTCAG ATGATGAACACACCTCACGGTGAGCATCACGCACACAACACAGCAATGTCGATCCTCGACCAGCTGAGAACCTACACATGGGACGGAAAAGCGATAATGGGTCTGGCGGCTTTGGCTTTGGAGTATGGAAACTTCTGGCACCTGGTCCAGACTCCGACAGGAGACCATCTGGGAAGATCATTGGCACAGATGAGCCGAGTTCACATCGTGGAGAGGAACAGGCAAGCCGTGGCTGACTACAACAGCTTGGTTAAGAACTTGCTCATCGCGGTTGAGTGCATCACCGAGTTGGAGAGGCTTTCCACCAAAGGTTATGACTTGAAGGACGTCCCAGCCTTGGCAGAAGCCATGCAAGAGACCCCTGTTGCTGTCTACTGGGCCATCGTCACCACTGTTGTCTGTGCTAATCATTTTGATTTCCTCCTTGGTGAATC GGACTCTAGATACGAAATAGCAAATTTTGACGACAAGCTTGCTGCTGTTATCAGCAAGTTAAAGGCGAATCTGACCAGGAGCAGAAAGAAAATAG GTGACCTAGAAGACTACTGGAGGCGTAAGAAGCTGCTTCAAACTCCGACAGAAATCGTAGAGGTTCTCAAGGTTCTGATCTACCACAACGAAGTTCACGACCCCCATGTCTACGATGGCATCACCAGACAAATGGTTAGCATCGAAGTGTTCAGGAAGAAGCACGTGTTACTCTTCATTTCGGGGCTTGACAGTATCAGAGACGAGGTTCGGCTTCTGCAATCAATCTACGAGGGATTGCAGGAAGATCCAAGGGAAGTGAAGGGATACAGAAAAGAGGACTTCAGGATTCTGTGGGTCCCAGTTGTGGATGAGTGGAATCTTCTGCACAGGGCCGAGTATGATAACCTGAAGCTTGAAATGCCGTGGTATGTGGCGGAATACTTCTACCCCTTGGCCGGAATAAGGCTCATAAGGGAGGACTTGAATTACAAGAACAAACCCATCATCCCTGTGCTCAACCCTCAAGGAAGAGTGGTCAACTACAATGCCATGCACATGATTTTCGTCTGGGGCATCGATGCATTCCCTTTCAGAccctctgatgatgatgtcCTCACCCAGAAATGGAATTGGTTCTGGGCAGAAATGAAGAAAGTCAATCCCAAGCTACAAGACCTC ATCAAAGCGGACagtttcatcttcatctatgGAGGCAGTGACAAGAAGTGGCTGCAAGATTTCACTCAGACAGTGGAAAAAATCAAAAGGCATGAGATAATCAAGAGGGCAGACGCGGTGATAGAGCACTATCCATTCGGAAGGGAAGATCACAGGATCGTTCCTCGCTTCTGGATTGGCATAGAGAGCTTGTTCGCGAACATGATTCAGAAGACACAAAAGGACCCTACCATTGAAGAAATAAAGAGCTTGCTCTGCCTCAAACAGCAACAACCCGGGTGGGTTCTTCTCAGCAAAGGATCGAACGTGAAGCTGTTGGGGGGTGGGGACCCAATGCTGGCCACTGCAGCTGATTTCGAGATATGGAAGGAAAAGGTGCTGGAGAAAGCAGGGTTTGACGTGGCTTTCAAGGAATACTATGAGCAGAAGCGTCGCAACTACCCTCAGGAATGCTCGCACATGCAGTTGGCTAACTACCCTGCTGATATTCTTCACCCAATTAACTGCCCTGATGCTGCTTGTGGCAGATCCATGGAGATAGCTTCTGTCAGTTACAAGTGCTGCCACGGTCAAACAGCTCATCACAAGGCTGAAGTTCCAGAGAGTGGCGATGTCATGATTGAGAAGAAGCTCTACGCTTCTTAA